The following are encoded together in the Mugil cephalus isolate CIBA_MC_2020 chromosome 18, CIBA_Mcephalus_1.1, whole genome shotgun sequence genome:
- the sec22c gene encoding vesicle-trafficking protein SEC22c: protein MSLILFAFVVRVRDGLPLSASTDFEHNRELQERKQQLRTASKALARLPDRGTVNGQELNIYFVSSEGVSYMTVCHCSLPVAKAFCFLEDLRWEFTACFNSTVVALAARPYPFLEFDDTIQKLKQQYNQSGGPALEVTLAEVQEDLRVRPPQVINLDEVELSNGLANGHMEQGPGSGQNQRLEPVTAPGILSLVLNIMCASLNVIRGVHLIEYTFQDDYEGVWNVVAFLLAFVCCVLQCHLYLFHSSHKKLKSFALLAVIVLCNLHLLGMRNAWQLLFHIAVASLSTVLILGRKLQDRTNDCGV, encoded by the exons ATGTCTCTGATCCTGTTCGCCTTCGTGGTCCGGGTCAGGGATGGACTCCCCCTGTCTGCCTCCACAGACTTCGAACACAACCGAGAGCTCcaggagaggaagcagcagctcaGGACCGCCAGCAAGGCGCTGGCCCGCTTGCCCGACAGAGGCACCGTCAACGGCCAGGAGCTCAACATATA CTTCGTCTCTTCGGAGGGTGTATCCTACATGACCGTGTGCCACTGCAGCCTCCCTGTTGCTAAGGCCTTCTGCTTCCTGGAAGATCTGCGCTGGGAATTCACAGCGTGCTTCAATAGCACTGTTGTTGCCTTGGCAGCCAGGCCATATCCATTTTTGGAATTTG ACGACACTATTCAAAAGTTGAAGCAGCAGTACAACCAGAGCGGTGGTCCAGCCTTAGAAGTGACTTTAGCGGAAGTCCAGGAGGATCTGAGGGTCCGTCCTCCACAAGTAATTAACTTGGACGAGGTGGAGCTAAGTAATGGACTTGCAAATGGGCACATGGAGCAAGGACCTGGATCTG GTCAGAACCAGAGACTTGAACCAGTCACGGCACCGGGCATCCTTTCCCTCGTCCTTAATATCATGTGTGCATCTTTGAACGTGATCCGTGGCGTGCACCTCATAGAGTACACATTCCAG GATGATTATGAAGGCGTTTGGAACGTTGTTGCGTTCCTTCTGGCATTTGTCTGCTGTGTTCTTCAG TGCCACCTCTACCTGTTCCACTCGTCCCACAAGAAACTGAAGTCCTTCGCTCTGTTGGCCGTGATCGTCCTATGCAACCTGCACCTGCTCGGCATGAGGAACGCGTGGCAGCTTCTGTTCCACATCGCCGTCGCGTCCCTTTCCACCGTCCTCATCCTCGGTCGCAAACTCCAAGACAGAACCAATGACTGCGGGGTCTGA